The genomic stretch GCGGAGCTTATTTTGCCAATCCCTGTTTCACACAAATTCATCCCACCTGCATCCCGGTGAGTGGTGATTATCAATCCAAGCTCACGCTGATGTCGGAATCCCTGCGGAATGATGGGCGGGTATGGGTGCCTAAGAAAAAAGATGATCCGCGCAAACCCACCGAAATTCCGGAAGATGAAAGAGATTATTTTCTGGAGCGCCGTTATCCAGCCTTCGGAAATCTGGTACCGCGCGATGTGGCATCGCGTGCGGCCAAGGAGCGTTGTGATGCGGGCTATGGTGTAGGCCCTTCCAAAATGGCCGTATACCTGGATTTCCGTTCGGCCATGCATCGGTATGGCCAGGCCGAGGCTCATCGCCTGGGTATTGCCCATCCGACTGAAGACCAGATTCTGGAATTGGGCAAACATATCATCCGGGAGAAATACGGCAACCTCTTTGAGATGTACGAACGCATCACGGGCGAAAATCCGTATGAAACGCCTATGCGCATTTATCCGGCCGTGCATTACACCATGGGCGGGCTTTGGGTTGATTATGAACTGATGACCACCATTCCGGGTCTGTATGCCCTGGGTGAGTGTAATTTTTCCGATCATGGAGCTAACCGGCTGGGTGCATCAGCACTGATGCAGGGCCTGGCCGATGGGTTTTTTATTATCCCTTACACCATTGGCAATTATCTGGCCGATGAAATCCGCACACCCAAAATATCCACGGATCATCCGGCCTTTGCACAGGCTGAACGGGAAGTGAAAGACCGGATTGACCGTCTCATGAGTGTGCAGGGCAAGGAAACGGTGGATTATTATCACCGTCACCTGGGTAAAATTATGTGGGACAAGTGTGGTATGGCTCGCAATGCACAGGGACTGAAGGAAGCTATCAGTGAAATTCAGGCACTGCGAGAAGAGTTCTGGAAAAATGTTCGGGTGCCCGGCGATGCCAACTCCCTGAATCCGGAACTGGAAAAAGCCGGACGTGTAGCCGATTTTCTGGAGCTGGCCGAGCTTATCTGCATTGACGCCCTGCATCGCAATGAAAGTTGCGGAGGCCATTTCCGGGAAGAATACCAGACGCCCGACGGAGAAGCATTGCGGGATGATGAGCACTTCGCTTATGTGGCAGCATGGGAATATCAGGATGGGAAAAATTATGCCCTGCACAAGGAACCCTTGCAGTTTGAAGTTGTACATCCCACCCAGCGCAGTTATAAGTAAACCTAAAATTTTACGATCATGCATATCACACTGAAAGTATGGCGGCAGAAGAATCAGCAGGATCCCGGGCATTTCGAGACCTATCAGCTCGACAATGTGAATGAAGACATGTCTTTCCTCGAAATGTTCGATGTGCTCAATGATAAGCTGATTCGCGAAGGGAAAGACCCTGTTGCTTTTGACCATGATTGCCGGGAAGGGATCTGTGGCATGTGTTCCATGTATATCAATGGCCGTCCGCATGGTCCCCTGAAGGGAACTACTACCTGCCAGCTGCATATGCGTCATTTTAAGGATGGAGATACCATTGTGGTAGAACCCTGGCGGGCAGCAGCATTTCCTGTTATCAAGGATCTGGTTGTAGACCGCAGCGCATTTGATCGCATCATGCAGGCGGAAGGATTTATTTCGGTAAATACCGGCAGTGCGCCCGATGCCAATACTATTCCGGTCGAGAAAGACAAGGCTGATGCGGCTTTTGCAGCTGCAGCCTGCATTGGTTGCGGAGCCTGTGTGGCAGCCTGCAAGAACAGCTCAGCTATGTTGTTTGTATCTGCCAAAATTGCCCAGCTGGCTCTGCTGCCGCAGGGACAGCCTGAACGCAAAACGCGTGTACTGAATATGATTGCTCAAATGCAGAAGGAAGGGTTTGGCAGTTGCAGCAATATTGGCTCCTGTGAAGCCGAATGTCCTAAAGAAATTCCTATAACTTTCATTGCAAAAGCCAATAGCGAATACCTGAAAGCTATGCTGGCAGCTGATTTGCCAGAATGAGTCATGATTTATGCGAAAATCCCTTATCACATCCAGCTTAATTGCCCTGATGGTATGCCTAGGTTTGTTTTCACTTTCATGGGGCATCTGGGGGCATCAGCATATCAATCGGGCAGCTGTGTTTGCCTTGCCCGACAGCATGCGCGTATTTTTCTTCAACCATATTGACTACATCACGGAAGAGGCTGCTGTGCCAGATTTGCGGAAATATGTCATCGATGA from Thermoflavifilum aggregans encodes the following:
- a CDS encoding fumarate reductase/succinate dehydrogenase flavoprotein subunit; this translates as MELDAKIPKGALEDKWKHYKDTVRLVSPANKRRLEVVIVGTGLAGASAAASLAELGYHVKVFCFQDSPRRAHSIAAQGGINAAKNYQNDGDSVFRLFYDTIKGGDYRSREANVYRLAEVSADIIDHCVALGVPFAREYGGLLANRSFGGVQVQRTFYAAGQTGQQLLLGAYSAMQRQVALGNIEVYARHEMLDLVVIDGKARGIIARNLVTGELERHAGHAVLLCSGGYGNVFYLSTNAMGSNVTASWKAHKRGAYFANPCFTQIHPTCIPVSGDYQSKLTLMSESLRNDGRVWVPKKKDDPRKPTEIPEDERDYFLERRYPAFGNLVPRDVASRAAKERCDAGYGVGPSKMAVYLDFRSAMHRYGQAEAHRLGIAHPTEDQILELGKHIIREKYGNLFEMYERITGENPYETPMRIYPAVHYTMGGLWVDYELMTTIPGLYALGECNFSDHGANRLGASALMQGLADGFFIIPYTIGNYLADEIRTPKISTDHPAFAQAEREVKDRIDRLMSVQGKETVDYYHRHLGKIMWDKCGMARNAQGLKEAISEIQALREEFWKNVRVPGDANSLNPELEKAGRVADFLELAELICIDALHRNESCGGHFREEYQTPDGEALRDDEHFAYVAAWEYQDGKNYALHKEPLQFEVVHPTQRSYK
- a CDS encoding succinate dehydrogenase/fumarate reductase iron-sulfur subunit, with protein sequence MHITLKVWRQKNQQDPGHFETYQLDNVNEDMSFLEMFDVLNDKLIREGKDPVAFDHDCREGICGMCSMYINGRPHGPLKGTTTCQLHMRHFKDGDTIVVEPWRAAAFPVIKDLVVDRSAFDRIMQAEGFISVNTGSAPDANTIPVEKDKADAAFAAAACIGCGACVAACKNSSAMLFVSAKIAQLALLPQGQPERKTRVLNMIAQMQKEGFGSCSNIGSCEAECPKEIPITFIAKANSEYLKAMLAADLPE